One window of Gloeothece citriformis PCC 7424 genomic DNA carries:
- a CDS encoding reverse transcriptase-like protein codes for MSESTSPQIQVIDTPIMLFNGTTVSKTTAGAAAAVLLMPNGRRYTVSQFLSKASKGEAEYQGLIIGLQKAQKLGIRQLDVKGDSKVLFHQIQGLTTIKEDQLLRLYNQALKLIHRFEKVSFELISPEQNRSAITAVNRCMAEALGVDSQPTTSTPPHISPHVARLIKLGSQASDKDYKNLTVKSDDFSIKSLSQLRELVPNSIRDEIALKWDGKDEHLTEIYRWYLRGLSPTMAIRKVEIDTDAEKQLQHPEKLPWEGELIINPDLENEPRQGENSYLSSTLPNDSLEIWTNPKIRFPLIEEIEENQDHEDFSFISELPDAPITEIDPDITLISAGENSLEKVIHIVDLIDTLSLEQKTHLVQELVKSPDVVNLILKAIAAQMTGEQK; via the coding sequence ATGTCCGAGTCAACCAGCCCACAAATACAAGTGATCGATACTCCTATTATGTTATTTAACGGAACGACTGTCAGCAAAACCACAGCCGGAGCGGCGGCGGCTGTATTGCTAATGCCTAACGGTAGACGTTACACAGTCAGTCAATTTCTCTCTAAAGCGTCTAAAGGAGAAGCGGAATACCAAGGTTTAATTATCGGACTGCAAAAAGCCCAAAAATTGGGCATTCGTCAGTTGGACGTTAAGGGAGACAGTAAAGTTCTATTTCATCAAATTCAAGGATTGACGACGATTAAAGAGGATCAACTGTTGAGGTTGTATAATCAAGCTTTGAAACTGATTCATCGCTTTGAGAAAGTGTCTTTTGAGTTAATTTCTCCTGAACAAAATCGTTCCGCCATCACCGCAGTCAATCGTTGTATGGCAGAAGCGTTAGGGGTTGACTCTCAACCGACTACATCAACACCCCCTCACATTTCTCCTCATGTAGCTCGGTTAATAAAATTAGGCTCTCAAGCAAGTGATAAAGATTATAAAAATTTAACGGTTAAATCCGATGATTTTAGTATCAAGTCTTTATCTCAATTAAGAGAATTAGTGCCTAATTCTATTCGAGATGAAATTGCTCTCAAATGGGATGGAAAAGATGAACATCTAACGGAAATTTATCGCTGGTATCTTCGGGGTTTATCCCCTACTATGGCCATCCGCAAAGTCGAAATTGACACCGACGCTGAAAAGCAATTGCAACACCCAGAAAAGTTACCTTGGGAAGGAGAACTTATCATCAATCCTGACCTAGAAAATGAACCTAGACAAGGAGAAAATTCTTATCTGTCTTCGACGTTGCCTAATGACTCTTTAGAAATATGGACAAACCCCAAGATCAGATTTCCCTTGATCGAAGAAATTGAAGAAAATCAAGATCATGAAGATTTTTCCTTCATTTCTGAGTTACCCGATGCTCCTATTACCGAAATTGACCCTGATATCACTCTCATTTCAGCCGGAGAAAATTCCCTTGAAAAAGTTATCCATATTGTTGATTTGATTGATACTTTATCTTTAGAACAAAAAACTCATTTAGTTCAAGAGTTGGTCAAATCTCCCGATGTGGTTAATTTAATTCTTAAAGCGATCGCTGCTCAAATGACAGGGGAACAAAAATAA